From one Triticum urartu cultivar G1812 chromosome 3, Tu2.1, whole genome shotgun sequence genomic stretch:
- the LOC125546526 gene encoding uncharacterized protein LOC125546526 gives MGAKKPQLQLQPAPEKPKQDPQVLVPPVFDFPPLAARTRMLVPAYELMFGKLARRSLFDDYFHSGGVDAHIVLKQLGDSHADLNAKMSTNGGEAHFRWQRDLNDPHTFVDLLVSTLKPTMRLSSSVYYPKYGIGAFGTFPLNMANRACSEDYGVMGLRYGSENLSIGASFVPFPSPGEVPYGAWLAGRKGNLSAGVQYKPLGGSKHHVPFIDLKNWNCAIGYGVGSTSPLSPSFTFALELVRSSRLVASFYQHHISGKDLKYWGEHDIFGTLNYIDLGLELATRVDKDKPTDDVGNSSFQVAASWQLNTDLLVKGKLGPSKSSAALAYKFPPFFTCSVTVENDHLKGTRSYGLGIGVEDFKEPSLQCQTLDQDCKVLKQHEMGADGKERVLEFDFVPGNYDNLPRELRPIDKAKETHLAESSEPPGTLAAAVLLVAIPLVGGSMAMALRIMAANLKQRIPAAVQRGFSSSRAPARVDPDLDPLVAEFRRSLQKIIEKHKKRRRDEALACAAGFSLGALTFLFGCDCVNLRDYEGSICILLFAVRAEIASLLGDVRHCKSTEILNREVWRTVSVVLQNPRNHKVFPSSRPHCATPVVGGQGRMLWLCIVPRCRATNADAVGTTSYNRTDDRNGKGPAQKW, from the exons ATGGGGGCTAAGAAGCCGCAGCTGCAGCTGCAGCCGGCGCCGGAGAAGCCAAAGCAGGACCCGCAGGTGCTAGTGCCGCCCGTCTTCGACTTCCCTCCCTTGGCCGCCCGCACCAG GATGTTGGTCCCGGCATATGAGCTCATGTTCGGGAAGCTCGCGCGACGCAGCCTCTTTGATGACTATTTCCATTCTGGGGGTGTGGACGCGCATATTGTGTTGAAGCAGTTGGGAGATTCTCATGCTGATCTGAATGCAA AGATGTCGACAAATGGGGGGGAAGCTCACTTTCGATGGCAGAG GGATTTGAACGACCCCCATACATTTGTGGACTTACTTGTGTCAACTTTGAAACC CACAATGCGGCTGTCTTCAAGCGTTTACTATCCGAAGTATGGTATTGGCGCGTTTGGGACGTTCCCTTTGAATATGGCAAACAG AGCATGCTCAGAAGATTATGGTGTCATGGGTTTAAGATATGGTTCAGAGAATCTATCAATTGGGGCCTCCTTCGTCCCATTTCCTT CGCCTGGTGAGGTACCCTACGGTGCATGGTTGGCTGGGAGAAAAGGGAATTTAAGTGCAGGCGTACAATACAAACCGCTAG GTGGAAGCAAGCATCATGTGCCTTTTATAGACTTGAAGAACTGGAATTGTGCAATCGGTTATGGTGTGGGCTCAACTAGCCCACTCAGCCCTTCATTTACTTTTGCACTAGAGCTCGTTAGAAGTTCACGG CTGGTTGCATCATTCTATCAACACCATATTTCTGGAAAG GATCTAAAGTATTGGGGTGAACATGATATTTTTGGAACTTTAAACTACATTGATCTTGGACTTGAGCTAGCCACAAG GGTGGATAAAGACAAACCAACAGACGATGTTGGCAATTCCTCATTTCAGGTAGCTGCAAGTTGGCAACTTAATACTGATTTACTTGTAAAG GGGAAGTTAGGCCCCTCCAAGTCTTCTGCAGCATTGGCATATAAGTTTCCACCCTTCTTTACATGTAGTGTCACAG TTGAAAATGATCATTTGAAAGGTACGAGATCGTATGGATTGGGAATTGGTGTTGAGGATTTCAAAGAGCCCAGTTTGCA ATGCCAAACACTTGATCAAGATTGTAAGGTGTTGAAACAACATGAGATGGGCGCTGATGGAAAGGAGCGCGTCCTTGAGTTTGACTTTGTTCCGGgcaactatgacaatttacccagGGAGTTGAGGCCTATCGACAAA GCGAAAGAAACGCATCTCGCCGAGAGCTCCGAACCGCctggaaccctagccgccgccgtcTTGCTCGTCGCGATCCCCCTGGTTGGTGGAAGTATGGCTATGGCCCTGCGCATCATGGCCGCGAACCTGAAGCAGAGGATCCCCGCCGCCGTCCAGCGGGGTTTCTCCTCTTCTCGTGCTCCG GCACGGGTTGATCCTGACCTCGACCCCCTCGTCGCAGAGTTTCG CCGGTCACTGCAGAAGATTATAGAGAAGCACAAGAAGAGGCGCAGGGACGAGGCCTTGGCCTGTGCTGCTGGCTTCAGTCTTGGAGCACTCACCTTTTTGTTTGGG TGTGATTGTGTGAACCTTCGTGATTATGAGGGATCAATATGTATTTTGCTGTTTGCTGTCCGGGCTGAG ATCGCTTCCCTCCTAGGAGATGTCCGTCATTGCAAATCCACTGAAATACTGAATCGAGAGGTCTGGCGAACTGTTAGTGTTGTCCTTCAAAATCCAAGGAACCACAAGGTCTTCCCATCTTCTCGTCCGCATTGCGCTACACCAGTCGTGGGTGGACAGGGGCGGATGCTCTGGCTCTGCATCGTCCCCCGTTGCCGGGCGACCAACGCCGACGCAGTGGGGACGACGAGCTATAACCGCACGGACGACCGCAATGGCAAGGGACCGGCGCAGAAGTGGTGA